One Roseimaritima multifibrata DNA window includes the following coding sequences:
- a CDS encoding PSD1 and planctomycete cytochrome C domain-containing protein, which translates to MRPTILLLSCLSALCSYFAAVLPAADKSIGWSDEWTMSQAGGVSQWFEIRGTGKRNNPLRRQLDQRFDGDQFFVRFQLRYDAASIDTPADGNGEFLVLWIDEQDGGDGAGHSGGIPNIGIHVNQNKNAFMARFSSASETFGDVELQGDRVYNVLACLSRSNPGSGNRYDQMRVWIDPKITEEAKPTIRLTGKDAIQSIHWIGFSTGGKTEPDDRISVSEVSVATSWLASFGLTLEIDRGNKPKTTSPPPSMPPANQAINQTVDFRKEVYPILRDHCFECHSGEDSESGIRLDSYDEILNQVSPRDAKSSHLIALIESSDPAIQMPPPDTAASKVSDKQIKVLRRWIDEGVSWDQKLLPSPVLDSDHWAFQPLTVPHPPATKPNTRARSPIDAFIQSKQNDLGTASTKSADWATLQRRISLDLTGLPPSAFPGLELANSHEQLDRWIDKLLASQAYGERWGRHWLDLARWGESNGHQHNRSRPHAWRYRDYVIDSFRTDKPYDLFIREQIAGDELPAASQSLQATGFLAAARYSGNELDKEIQRNDILVDVVNATAQTFLGMTMGCAQCHTHKFDPITIRDYYRFQAFFTRGQPGNLLLTRNVPDAKSWTTTRQQLLASVRARIVEKKRIAGIPEPILVTPTTIVASLNPTERQVYKDLETAIGSVPQVWGWTGANSQTTVAPHEMRSPLPNDRAAIESLKTFIRIRGDVKSVGPEVKPGWPAAFGPTPDSADSRTDLAAWMGSSDNPLTARVWVNRIWQWHFGTGIVKTSGDFGTQGTPPTHPELLDWLANELIDSGWSTQHIHRLILQSATYRQSDAFSKSHFDLDPECTTIWRWTPRRLESEAIRDSALFVAGKLEQTDGGPSVPDTADSDSFRRSVYLQQERERIAESLTLFDSPPALSTCSRRRTSTVSLQPLYLLNSEFMQNVSQAFADRLRKSTDESDYAAAAIRIALGRNAEAEEVARLNEFLSENSLESLCLAVLNLSEFLYVN; encoded by the coding sequence ATGCGTCCCACCATTCTTCTCCTGAGCTGCCTCTCTGCGTTGTGCTCCTATTTCGCTGCGGTTCTTCCCGCCGCGGACAAATCGATTGGATGGTCCGATGAGTGGACGATGTCGCAAGCTGGTGGGGTTTCGCAATGGTTTGAAATCCGCGGGACAGGAAAACGAAACAATCCGTTGCGGCGTCAATTAGATCAAAGGTTTGACGGAGACCAGTTTTTTGTACGGTTTCAACTTCGGTACGACGCAGCAAGCATCGATACCCCGGCGGATGGGAATGGTGAATTTTTGGTTTTGTGGATTGATGAACAAGATGGTGGCGACGGAGCCGGCCATAGCGGCGGCATCCCGAACATTGGGATTCACGTCAATCAAAACAAAAATGCGTTCATGGCCCGATTTTCGTCCGCCAGCGAGACTTTTGGCGACGTGGAATTGCAAGGTGACCGAGTCTACAACGTCCTGGCTTGCCTCTCCCGATCAAACCCCGGATCAGGCAATCGCTACGACCAAATGCGAGTTTGGATCGACCCCAAAATTACAGAAGAGGCTAAGCCTACGATTCGTTTGACAGGAAAAGACGCGATTCAATCAATCCATTGGATCGGATTTTCAACTGGAGGAAAAACGGAACCTGATGATCGAATTTCCGTATCCGAAGTTTCCGTTGCAACCAGCTGGCTTGCATCCTTCGGTTTAACGCTCGAAATCGATCGAGGAAACAAGCCGAAAACAACCTCGCCACCGCCCTCAATGCCTCCTGCGAATCAAGCGATAAATCAGACGGTTGATTTCCGCAAAGAGGTGTACCCGATCTTGCGAGACCATTGCTTCGAATGTCACAGCGGTGAAGACTCTGAATCAGGAATTCGCCTGGACAGTTACGACGAAATTTTGAACCAAGTATCACCGCGTGATGCCAAATCCAGCCACCTGATTGCGTTGATTGAATCGTCAGATCCCGCGATCCAAATGCCGCCTCCCGACACGGCGGCAAGCAAGGTAAGCGACAAGCAAATCAAAGTGTTGCGACGTTGGATCGACGAAGGTGTTTCCTGGGATCAGAAACTGCTACCGTCTCCTGTTTTGGACTCCGATCACTGGGCATTCCAACCGCTCACCGTGCCACACCCTCCTGCGACGAAACCGAACACGAGGGCACGGTCGCCGATCGATGCGTTCATCCAAAGTAAGCAAAATGACCTCGGAACCGCCTCGACCAAGTCCGCCGACTGGGCAACGCTACAACGGCGAATCTCGCTCGATTTGACAGGCCTACCACCCTCCGCATTCCCTGGCTTAGAACTTGCCAACAGCCACGAACAACTTGACCGCTGGATTGATAAACTACTGGCCTCTCAGGCCTATGGAGAACGCTGGGGAAGGCACTGGTTGGACCTTGCCAGATGGGGAGAGAGCAATGGGCATCAACACAACCGATCTCGGCCTCACGCATGGCGGTACCGCGACTACGTCATCGACAGCTTCCGAACCGACAAACCCTACGATCTCTTCATTCGAGAACAGATCGCCGGTGACGAATTGCCGGCCGCGTCGCAGTCTCTCCAAGCAACAGGATTCCTAGCAGCGGCTCGCTATAGTGGCAATGAATTAGACAAAGAGATCCAGCGAAATGACATTTTGGTCGACGTCGTGAACGCGACAGCTCAAACGTTTTTAGGAATGACAATGGGATGTGCGCAGTGCCACACCCATAAATTTGATCCGATTACGATTCGCGACTATTACCGTTTCCAAGCCTTCTTTACTCGCGGTCAGCCCGGGAATCTGCTGTTAACGCGTAACGTACCGGATGCCAAATCATGGACCACCACTCGGCAGCAACTGCTCGCTTCCGTTCGCGCACGCATCGTTGAAAAAAAGCGAATTGCGGGCATCCCCGAGCCAATTCTGGTGACCCCAACAACCATCGTTGCCAGCCTGAATCCCACCGAACGGCAGGTATACAAAGACCTCGAAACTGCGATCGGGTCCGTTCCACAAGTCTGGGGCTGGACGGGGGCAAACAGCCAGACGACAGTCGCTCCTCACGAGATGCGTTCACCACTGCCCAACGACCGCGCCGCAATCGAAAGTCTCAAGACGTTCATACGAATTCGTGGGGACGTTAAGTCGGTCGGCCCAGAGGTAAAGCCTGGCTGGCCCGCAGCATTTGGCCCGACGCCCGATTCCGCCGACTCACGAACCGACTTGGCCGCGTGGATGGGCTCCTCTGACAACCCATTAACTGCCCGCGTTTGGGTGAACCGAATTTGGCAATGGCACTTCGGTACAGGAATCGTTAAAACCTCAGGCGACTTCGGTACCCAAGGCACTCCCCCTACCCACCCGGAATTGCTCGATTGGCTTGCCAACGAATTGATCGACAGCGGATGGAGCACACAACACATACATCGGTTGATCCTTCAATCAGCAACCTACCGGCAATCGGACGCTTTTTCAAAGTCCCATTTCGACCTGGATCCCGAATGCACAACAATTTGGCGATGGACTCCCAGACGCCTTGAATCGGAGGCGATTCGCGACTCAGCCTTATTCGTCGCGGGAAAACTTGAGCAAACAGACGGTGGGCCAAGCGTTCCAGATACAGCTGATAGCGACTCCTTTCGGCGCAGCGTCTACCTACAACAAGAACGCGAACGCATCGCCGAATCCTTGACTCTTTTCGATAGCCCACCAGCCCTTTCCACTTGCTCGCGACGACGAACATCAACCGTCAGCTTACAGCCGCTGTATTTGCTGAACAGTGAATTTATGCAGAATGTCAGCCAAGCATTTGCTGATCGCCTGCGGAAATCAACCGACGAAAGTGATTACGCCGCTGCGGCCATCCGGATTGCACTGGGACGCAACGCAGAGGCAGAAGAAGTGGCAAGACTAAATGAATTCCTGAGCGAGAACTCTTTGGAGTCTTTATGCTTGGCCGTTCTGAACCTTAGCGAATTTTTGTACGTGAATTAA
- a CDS encoding DUF1501 domain-containing protein, producing MNTHRWIDRRHFLYGAGLSAAAATCTNRLAHAATGPTVLHHPATASNVIFLFMSGGPSQVDTFDPKPELDRLEGEDVPESIAASIPRIKRAGIKNLMRSPWKFKNHGESGIPVSELFPNVAKQVDDLCVIRSMQHNNPVHGPGECVALTGTSAGDRPSIGSWSLYGLGTANENLPAFITMNLHSDGMQYPQGAGWGSGFLPSGFQGTIVDPSKGIRHVAMPPNTTEQDRRQQLDLIHWFNDRHLRQSGEQSELQARIDSYETAFRMQTAAPDLFDISKETQQTHQLYELDNPQSKSVGKACLLARRMVERGVRFVQVRVGGWDAHGNIQANHSKMASRTDGPIASLLTDLRQRDLLKSTLVVWAGEFGRTPTKEGRGKGRDHSPAGYTTWLAGGGIQGGQIIGATDPLGYVAIERPVSPHDFHATILHALGIDANRLTYNHHGRDEVPTVFGGEAVKEAFA from the coding sequence ATGAATACCCACCGCTGGATCGACCGCAGGCATTTTCTATACGGAGCAGGTTTAAGCGCCGCCGCAGCAACCTGCACAAATAGGCTTGCGCATGCCGCAACGGGGCCCACGGTCCTGCATCATCCCGCAACGGCCTCCAATGTTATTTTCCTGTTTATGTCGGGCGGCCCCAGCCAAGTCGATACGTTCGACCCAAAGCCCGAATTAGATCGACTAGAAGGAGAGGATGTTCCTGAGAGCATTGCTGCGTCGATCCCCCGAATCAAACGAGCTGGCATCAAGAACCTTATGCGGTCGCCATGGAAATTTAAAAACCATGGCGAAAGTGGAATCCCGGTTTCGGAATTGTTTCCCAATGTTGCTAAGCAGGTCGACGACTTATGTGTGATTCGTTCGATGCAGCACAACAACCCAGTTCACGGCCCGGGCGAATGTGTCGCATTGACAGGGACCTCCGCAGGCGATCGCCCTAGCATCGGCAGCTGGTCGCTGTATGGGCTAGGCACAGCGAACGAAAACCTTCCAGCTTTTATTACGATGAACCTTCACTCCGACGGGATGCAATATCCACAAGGTGCTGGATGGGGATCCGGTTTTTTGCCTTCGGGTTTCCAAGGAACCATTGTTGACCCCTCGAAAGGGATCCGACATGTCGCAATGCCTCCCAACACCACGGAGCAGGACCGCAGGCAGCAACTCGATTTGATCCACTGGTTTAACGATCGCCACTTACGGCAATCGGGTGAACAAAGCGAACTACAGGCTCGGATAGATTCGTATGAAACGGCTTTCCGAATGCAAACAGCCGCCCCCGATTTGTTTGACATTTCCAAAGAGACACAACAAACTCACCAACTTTATGAATTAGACAACCCGCAAAGTAAATCGGTAGGTAAAGCGTGCCTGCTTGCTCGGCGAATGGTGGAACGAGGTGTCCGTTTTGTGCAAGTCCGAGTCGGGGGCTGGGATGCCCATGGAAACATTCAGGCAAACCATTCCAAAATGGCGTCGCGCACCGATGGGCCGATAGCAAGCCTACTGACAGACCTTCGCCAGCGTGACCTACTTAAATCAACCCTTGTGGTTTGGGCGGGCGAGTTCGGGCGAACTCCAACAAAGGAAGGCCGCGGCAAGGGACGTGACCACTCACCCGCCGGCTATACGACATGGCTGGCGGGCGGTGGCATACAAGGAGGCCAAATCATCGGGGCGACCGACCCACTAGGTTATGTCGCTATCGAACGCCCCGTGTCGCCGCACGACTTCCACGCGACGATTCTCCATGCCTTAGGCATCGACGCGAACCGCTTGACGTACAACCACCACGGCAGGGACGAAGTCCCCACCGTCTTCGGCGGCGAAGCGGTCAAAGAAGCTTTTGCATAA